A genome region from Gigantopelta aegis isolate Gae_Host chromosome 3, Gae_host_genome, whole genome shotgun sequence includes the following:
- the LOC121369028 gene encoding protein rolling stone-like isoform X1: MACILGHLPFDWHYRMCNTAKSRKWFIYLTNWSYFCLTLDALLEFIAVVFVRRTRPDILSGDCTVTPWYLKVVWFVYNLSSCSAVLVTSLYWSLLHKPGEHITITTLIEHALNGVYVILNLPVTAVPFKIYHMYQTMIFGVVYITFTIVYQALGGTNRHDKPYIYPQIDWNHPGTAAMFSAGSTFVAIPLIHSLLYLLCLARTAVYKRYQTRPEASMV, from the exons ATGGCGTGCATTTTGGGCCATTTACCATTTGACTGGCATTATCGCATGTGCAATACTGCGAAGAgcaggaaatggtttatatATCTGACTAACTGGAGTTATTTCTGCCTCACGCTGGACGCGCTACTGGAATTCATTGCAGTCGTCTTCGTTCGCCGGACACGACCAGATATATTATCTG GTGACTGTACGGTGACGCCGTGGTATTTAAAAGTTGTGTGGTTTGTTTATAACCTTAGTTCCTGCAGCGCTGTCCTCGTCACATCGCTGTACTGGTCTCTCCTCCATAAAC CTGGTGAACATATAACGATCACAACTCTTATCGAGCACGCCCTGAATGGCGTCTACGTGATTCTGAACCTGCCAGTCACCGCGGTTCCTTTCAAGATTTACCATATGTACCAGACCATGATATTTGGCGTTGTCTACATCACATTTACCATCGTGTATCAAGCACTGGGCGGTACCAACAGACACGACAAACCATACATCTACCCTCAGATTGACTGGAACCATCCTGGAACTGCTGCCATGTTCTCAGCAGGCTCAACGTTTGTGGCGATTCCGCTGATTCATTcactgttatatttattgtgctTGGCTCGAACTGCGGTGTATAAACGTTACCAGACAAGACCCGAAGCCAGCATGGTTTGA
- the LOC121369028 gene encoding protein rolling stone-like isoform X2, translated as MACILGHLPFDWHYRMCNTAKSRKWFIYLTNWSYFCLTLDALLEFIAVVFVRRTRPDILSAGEHITITTLIEHALNGVYVILNLPVTAVPFKIYHMYQTMIFGVVYITFTIVYQALGGTNRHDKPYIYPQIDWNHPGTAAMFSAGSTFVAIPLIHSLLYLLCLARTAVYKRYQTRPEASMV; from the exons ATGGCGTGCATTTTGGGCCATTTACCATTTGACTGGCATTATCGCATGTGCAATACTGCGAAGAgcaggaaatggtttatatATCTGACTAACTGGAGTTATTTCTGCCTCACGCTGGACGCGCTACTGGAATTCATTGCAGTCGTCTTCGTTCGCCGGACACGACCAGATATATTATCTG CTGGTGAACATATAACGATCACAACTCTTATCGAGCACGCCCTGAATGGCGTCTACGTGATTCTGAACCTGCCAGTCACCGCGGTTCCTTTCAAGATTTACCATATGTACCAGACCATGATATTTGGCGTTGTCTACATCACATTTACCATCGTGTATCAAGCACTGGGCGGTACCAACAGACACGACAAACCATACATCTACCCTCAGATTGACTGGAACCATCCTGGAACTGCTGCCATGTTCTCAGCAGGCTCAACGTTTGTGGCGATTCCGCTGATTCATTcactgttatatttattgtgctTGGCTCGAACTGCGGTGTATAAACGTTACCAGACAAGACCCGAAGCCAGCATGGTTTGA